One Luteibacter sp. 9135 DNA segment encodes these proteins:
- the clpS gene encoding ATP-dependent Clp protease adapter ClpS: MSQEHEHDQESDRGHGLAVETVRPETARPPLFQVVLLNDDFTPMDFVIEVLRSFFGMDQERAVQVMLHVHTRGKGVCGVFTREVAETKVTQVNEYARANQHPLLCTMEKM; this comes from the coding sequence CCCAGGAACACGAACACGATCAGGAAAGCGATCGCGGCCACGGGCTGGCGGTCGAGACCGTCAGACCGGAAACGGCAAGACCGCCCCTTTTCCAGGTGGTTTTGCTCAATGATGACTTCACCCCCATGGATTTCGTGATCGAGGTGCTACGCAGTTTCTTCGGCATGGACCAGGAACGGGCCGTGCAGGTCATGCTCCATGTGCATACCCGCGGCAAGGGCGTGTGCGGCGTGTTCACTCGCGAGGTGGCAGAAACCAAGGTGACGCAGGTCAACGAGTACGCGCGAGCCAATCAGCATCCGCTCTTGTGCACTATGGAAAAAATGTAA